In Mycobacterium tuberculosis H37Rv, a single window of DNA contains:
- the pdc gene encoding alpha-keto-acid decarboxylase, which yields MTPQKSDACSDPVYTVGDYLLDRLAELGVSEIFGVPGDYNLQFLDHIVAHPTIRWVGSANELNAGYAADGYGRLRGMSAVVTTFGVGELSVTNAIAGSYAEHVPVVHIVGGPTKDAQGTRRALHHSLGDGDFEHFLRISREITCAQANLMPATAGREIDRVLSEVREQKRPGYILLSSDVARFPTEPPAAPLPRYPGGTSPRALSLFTKAAIELIADHQLTVLADLLVHRLQAVKELEALLAADVVPHATLMWGKSLLDESSPNFLGIYAGAASAERVRAAIEGAPVLVTAGVVFTDMVSGFFSQRIDPARTIDIGQYQSSVADQVFAPLEMSAALQALATILTGRGISSPPVVPPPAEPPPAMPARDEPLTQQMVWDRVCSALTPGNVVLADQGTSFYGMADHRLPQGVTFIGQPLWGSIGYTLPAAVGAAVAHPDRRTVLLIGDGAAQLTVQELGTFSREGLSPVIVVVNNDGYTVERAIHGETAPYNDIVSWNWTELPSALGVTNHLAFRAQTYGQLDDALTVAAARRDRMVLVEVVLPRLEIPRLLGQLVGSMAPQ from the coding sequence GTGACACCCCAGAAGAGCGATGCCTGCAGCGATCCCGTCTACACCGTCGGCGACTACCTACTCGACCGGCTCGCCGAACTCGGCGTCTCTGAGATCTTCGGCGTTCCCGGCGACTACAACCTGCAATTCCTCGACCACATCGTGGCCCACCCGACCATCCGGTGGGTGGGCAGCGCCAACGAACTGAATGCCGGGTATGCCGCCGACGGGTACGGGCGGCTGCGTGGGATGTCAGCGGTGGTAACGACATTCGGGGTCGGCGAGCTCTCGGTGACCAATGCGATCGCGGGCAGTTACGCCGAGCATGTGCCAGTGGTGCACATTGTTGGCGGCCCGACCAAAGACGCCCAGGGCACTCGCCGGGCATTGCATCATTCCCTCGGCGACGGCGACTTCGAGCACTTTCTCCGGATCAGCCGTGAAATCACCTGTGCCCAAGCCAATCTCATGCCGGCAACGGCCGGTAGAGAAATAGATCGGGTGCTGTCCGAGGTACGGGAGCAGAAGCGTCCAGGATATATATTGCTGTCCAGCGACGTAGCACGCTTCCCCACTGAACCGCCCGCTGCGCCGTTGCCCCGCTACCCCGGCGGCACCAGCCCGCGCGCGCTGTCGCTGTTCACCAAGGCCGCCATCGAACTCATTGCCGACCACCAGTTGACGGTGCTCGCCGATCTGTTGGTTCATCGCCTGCAGGCCGTCAAAGAACTCGAGGCGCTGTTGGCCGCCGACGTGGTGCCGCACGCCACGTTGATGTGGGGGAAGAGCCTGCTCGACGAGAGCTCGCCGAACTTCCTGGGAATCTACGCCGGCGCGGCCAGCGCCGAACGGGTGCGCGCCGCGATCGAAGGGGCGCCGGTGCTGGTGACCGCCGGAGTGGTGTTCACCGACATGGTCAGCGGCTTCTTCAGCCAGCGGATCGACCCGGCCCGGACCATCGACATCGGGCAATACCAGAGCAGCGTGGCCGACCAGGTGTTCGCACCACTGGAAATGAGTGCCGCGCTGCAGGCGCTGGCCACCATCCTGACCGGGCGCGGAATCAGTTCGCCGCCGGTGGTACCGCCGCCCGCCGAACCGCCGCCGGCGATGCCGGCGCGCGATGAGCCGCTCACCCAGCAGATGGTGTGGGACCGGGTTTGCTCAGCGCTCACACCCGGAAACGTGGTGCTCGCCGACCAGGGGACGTCGTTCTACGGCATGGCGGACCACCGGTTGCCGCAAGGAGTGACCTTTATCGGCCAACCCTTGTGGGGCTCAATCGGTTACACGCTGCCCGCGGCAGTCGGGGCCGCGGTTGCGCATCCGGACCGCCGTACGGTGCTGTTGATCGGCGACGGGGCCGCACAATTGACCGTGCAGGAACTCGGCACGTTCTCCCGCGAAGGGCTGTCCCCGGTCATCGTGGTGGTCAACAACGATGGTTACACGGTCGAACGGGCCATCCACGGCGAGACGGCCCCGTACAACGACATCGTGAGCTGGAATTGGACCGAGCTTCCCAGCGCGCTGGGTGTGACCAATCACCTCGCGTTCCGTGCCCAAACCTATGGCCAACTCGACGACGCCCTCACCGTCGCCGCAGCACGGCGGGACCGGATGGTGCTCGTCGAGGTGGTGTTGCCGCGGCTCGAGATCCCCCGCCTGCTTGGCCAACTCGTGGGATCCATGGCGCCGCAGTGA
- the far gene encoding fatty-acid-CoA racemase has protein sequence MTTGGPLAGVKVIELGGIGPGPHAGMVLADLGADVVRVRRPGGLTMPSEDRDLLHRGKRIVDLDVKTQPQAMLELAAKADVLLDCFRPGTCERLGIGPDDCASVNPRLIFARITGWGQDGPLASTAGHDINYLSQTGALAAFGYADRPPMPPLNLVADFGGGSMLVLLGIVVALYERERSGVGQVVDAAMVDGVSVLAQMMWTMKGIGSLRDQRESFLLDGGAPFYRCYETSDGKYMAVGAIEPQFFAALLSGLGLSAADVPTQLDVAGYPQMYDIFAERFASRTRDEWTRVFAGTDACVTPVLAWSEAANNDHLKARSTVITAHGVQQAAPAPRFSRTPAGPVRPPPAAATPIDEINW, from the coding sequence GTGACGACCGGGGGGCCCCTGGCCGGGGTGAAGGTCATCGAACTCGGTGGTATCGGACCGGGGCCGCACGCCGGGATGGTGCTCGCCGACCTGGGTGCTGACGTGGTGCGGGTGCGCCGCCCGGGTGGCCTGACGATGCCGTCCGAAGACCGCGACCTGCTGCACCGTGGGAAGCGGATCGTCGACCTGGACGTCAAAACGCAACCGCAGGCGATGCTGGAGCTGGCCGCCAAGGCCGATGTGCTGCTGGACTGTTTCCGGCCCGGCACTTGCGAGCGCCTCGGCATCGGACCCGACGACTGTGCGTCGGTCAATCCGCGACTGATCTTCGCCCGCATTACCGGTTGGGGACAGGATGGCCCGTTGGCCTCGACGGCGGGTCACGACATCAACTACCTGTCGCAGACCGGTGCGCTGGCGGCGTTTGGCTACGCCGACCGGCCTCCGATGCCGCCGCTAAACCTGGTTGCCGACTTCGGCGGCGGCTCGATGCTGGTGCTGCTGGGCATTGTGGTGGCCCTCTACGAACGGGAACGTTCGGGTGTGGGTCAGGTCGTCGATGCTGCGATGGTCGACGGGGTTAGCGTGTTGGCGCAGATGATGTGGACCATGAAGGGGATTGGCAGCCTGCGCGACCAGCGCGAATCTTTCCTGCTCGACGGCGGCGCCCCGTTCTACCGCTGCTACGAAACGTCCGACGGCAAGTACATGGCCGTTGGGGCAATCGAGCCGCAGTTCTTCGCGGCGTTGCTGAGCGGGCTCGGCTTGTCGGCCGCTGACGTGCCGACTCAGCTCGATGTGGCCGGCTACCCGCAGATGTATGACATCTTCGCCGAGCGATTTGCCAGCCGAACCCGCGACGAGTGGACGCGGGTTTTCGCCGGCACTGACGCATGTGTTACGCCGGTGCTGGCGTGGAGCGAAGCCGCCAACAACGATCATTTGAAGGCACGATCGACGGTGATCACCGCCCATGGTGTCCAGCAGGCCGCGCCCGCTCCCCGATTTTCCCGGACACCGGCCGGGCCGGTCAGGCCGCCGCCGGCCGCAGCCACACCGATCGACGAAATCAACTGGTAA